The proteins below are encoded in one region of Dehalococcoidales bacterium:
- a CDS encoding MFS transporter: MPGFTGLKKTFHQWGGATTAFFTYTHLSHDLCISLHMALLPLIREDLGLSYLQAGFILSAYQITAGLFQIPGGWLGDRLNRHIVVAIGLGGVGLGALAIGLSSSYLSLLLALVFLGIMAGAYHPAATSLLSSYFEESKRGKVIGLHLVGGSGGFTLGPILGALIAAAMGWHSAFIILSIPALAVMPFVLLKMKRQQISDAKLESKVHVGDTTLAESAPGRSLVQVLRPVAFIMLLAILTQFIAGSAMAFIPLYLVDKHSLSPAFAAMMLGIIRGGGVLGSLLGGWLSDKWGRRNAIFLVLIATGPTLYLLTRLPFNLSLVIIFIIFGIFMQMRQSTVQPFLMDSTPSRYRGIIFGLYFGLSMEGSSMLQPVAGYFMDSFGIISVFQVVALASVGLSLVALLLLKKPHLRR; the protein is encoded by the coding sequence TTGCCTGGATTTACCGGTCTTAAGAAAACTTTTCATCAGTGGGGCGGAGCTACCACCGCTTTTTTTACTTATACCCATTTGAGCCATGACCTGTGCATCTCATTGCACATGGCTTTGCTGCCCTTGATCAGGGAAGACCTGGGACTGAGTTATCTGCAAGCCGGATTTATTCTTTCCGCATATCAGATTACCGCCGGTCTCTTCCAGATTCCCGGGGGATGGCTCGGCGACCGCCTTAACCGGCATATCGTGGTGGCGATAGGTCTGGGCGGTGTCGGACTGGGGGCACTGGCTATCGGCCTGTCTTCATCATATTTATCGCTACTGCTGGCTCTTGTGTTTCTGGGAATTATGGCCGGGGCTTATCACCCGGCAGCCACTTCACTGCTCTCCAGTTATTTTGAAGAGTCAAAGAGGGGCAAGGTGATTGGACTTCATCTGGTAGGAGGTAGCGGTGGTTTTACTCTGGGGCCGATTCTGGGTGCGCTCATCGCCGCGGCCATGGGATGGCACTCCGCCTTCATTATCCTCAGTATTCCGGCTCTGGCGGTAATGCCCTTTGTCCTGCTCAAAATGAAACGGCAGCAGATAAGCGACGCTAAGCTCGAAAGCAAGGTGCATGTTGGGGACACTACTTTAGCTGAATCAGCGCCCGGCCGGAGCCTCGTTCAGGTATTACGGCCGGTGGCCTTTATCATGCTGCTGGCTATTCTCACCCAGTTTATTGCCGGCTCAGCGATGGCTTTTATCCCGTTGTACCTGGTAGATAAACATTCCCTGTCTCCCGCCTTTGCCGCGATGATGCTGGGTATTATCAGGGGTGGGGGTGTTCTGGGTAGTCTGCTCGGCGGATGGCTATCGGACAAGTGGGGGAGGAGAAATGCCATCTTCCTGGTACTGATAGCTACCGGACCCACCCTTTATTTGCTTACCAGGTTACCTTTTAATCTTTCACTGGTGATTATTTTTATCATCTTCGGTATCTTTATGCAGATGAGGCAGTCGACCGTTCAGCCGTTTCTGATGGACAGTACCCCTTCCCGGTACAGGGGGATTATCTTTGGTCTCTATTTTGGCCTGAGTATGGAAGGGTCGAGCATGCTGCAACCTGTCGCCGGTTATTTTATGGATAGCTTTGGCATTATTTCGGTGTTTCAGGTGGTTGCTCTGGCCAGTGTCGGTCTGTCACTGGTGGCGCTGCTCTTGCTAAAGAAGCCCCACCTGCGCCGGTGA